The Christiangramia flava JLT2011 region AAACTAATCCAGCAAAATGGAGGAGTATTGAACGGTTCCACTCGTTTTGATTTTACGAACTATTTCGAGATCGTTCCTTCTAATAAACTGGAAACCATGCTCTGGGCGGAAGCCGATAGAATGCGTGGCCTGGATATTACCCAGGATAATCTTACTAACCAGCAGGGTGTGGTAAAGAACGAGGTAAAAGTGAACGTTTTAAACCAGCCATATGGCGGATTTCCTTGGCTGGACATGCCGCAGTATGCCAATACTAACTGGTATAATGCACACAATTTTTATGGTGACCTGAAAGACCTCGATGCGGCCAATCTGGAAGATGTGGAAAATTTCTTCAAGACATATTATGCGCCAAACAATGCTGCAATTTCAGTGGTGGGAGATTTTGATCCACAGCAGGCAAAAGCCTGGATTGAGCAATATTTCGGAAATATCCCTTCTGCGGAAGTGCCTCCAATTCCGGATATTTCAGAACCAAAGCAACAGGAAGAAAAGATGTTCGTGAAGAACGATTCCCTTGCCAATAAACCTGCAATTGCCATCGCATACCACATGCCGGAGCGCAATACCCCGGAATATTTCGCCATGGGATTATTGAACCAGATTTTGATCGAAGGCGACAACGCCTTACTTCAGAAAAAACTGGTAGATGAGTTGGGTTACACGTCCAATGTTTCTGGAGGGATCAATTACCTTGGGAACATGTTCAATTACAATGGCCCGATGCAGATGATGTTCAATTTCACTTACGACACAGATACGTCCCAGGAGGATATTTTAACTGCCGTAGATGAAGTTGTAGCGAGTCTTTCAGATGGGGTTACCCAGGAAATGCTGGATAATGCGATGGTCAAAATGCGTTCACAGTTGTACGATAATCTTGGCAGTACCTTTGGTTTGGGACGTGCCGATCTTTTGTGCAGTTTCGCCCTGTTTGACGACGATCCTTCACGGATCAATCATCTTGAGGAAGAATTTCGCAAAATCACACCTGAGACCGTTAATAAAACTGTTTCAGAATATCTGCGGAAATCCAATCGCACCGTTTTGCGCGTCAATCCGCTTCTTGCTAACAATGAAAAAGTGAACTAATGAAACAATCAGTATATATTTTCGTATTGGCGCTTTTAAGCATTTTTACTACCAGCGCTCAAAAACAAACTCCGCCACCTGGAGGAGAACCCAAGGGATTTAGCCTTCCGGAAAAAGAAGTGGTGAATTATGACAATGGTCTTAGCCTGGTCCTGGTGCCTTATGGCAGCCTGCCAAAAGCAACCATCAATATCACTCTGAAGACAGGGAACATCAACGAGAAAGAAGACCAGGTTTGGGTTTCTGACCTGTTGTCCGATTTGATGGAAGAAGGCACGAATAAAGATTATTCCGTAAAAGA contains the following coding sequences:
- a CDS encoding M16 family metallopeptidase, which encodes MKKTVTLLLMLGMLIPAFAQDSNQQQSNEFHVPVEYYKLDNGLKVILSPDDTSPTAIIAVYYNIGFRIEPKDRTGFAHLFEHMMFQGSQNLGKMEFIKLIQQNGGVLNGSTRFDFTNYFEIVPSNKLETMLWAEADRMRGLDITQDNLTNQQGVVKNEVKVNVLNQPYGGFPWLDMPQYANTNWYNAHNFYGDLKDLDAANLEDVENFFKTYYAPNNAAISVVGDFDPQQAKAWIEQYFGNIPSAEVPPIPDISEPKQQEEKMFVKNDSLANKPAIAIAYHMPERNTPEYFAMGLLNQILIEGDNALLQKKLVDELGYTSNVSGGINYLGNMFNYNGPMQMMFNFTYDTDTSQEDILTAVDEVVASLSDGVTQEMLDNAMVKMRSQLYDNLGSTFGLGRADLLCSFALFDDDPSRINHLEEEFRKITPETVNKTVSEYLRKSNRTVLRVNPLLANNEKVN